In a single window of the Esox lucius isolate fEsoLuc1 chromosome 22, fEsoLuc1.pri, whole genome shotgun sequence genome:
- the inha gene encoding inhibin alpha chain, giving the protein MWSAPSTILFFCLLVLVNLRSLTQACQGDEVPRNVVLDWFKQHLLDGLGLEKPPEPSLQAHEGGKVRVEVGKGHRRATRVGRAAWAQDHMRHLQENQEQVILFPSSDSTCGTEVSLPEEKDTRHFTYYFQPSADKQQSAVTLAHFWFYAGEGGSTTVAPLFILTSDQKLLNVAEIPTKTTPDGWTTYHLERPLHAILAQGPFVFQVRCPSCKCHANEADKTPFLHLHTRPRSPDRSPRQAAATIPWSPSAINLLMRPSLEKPDKSDCNREEINISFEELGWDNWIVHPKVFTFYYCHGTCLSLDRTTAVLGIKQCCAPVPGTMKSLRFTTTSDGGYSFKYETLPNIIPEECTCI; this is encoded by the exons ATGTGGAGTGCCCCTTCAACCATCCTCTTCTTTTGCCTCTTGGTCCTGGTCAACCTCAGGTCCCTGACGCAGGCTTGCCAAGGGGATGAGGTCCCTCGCAACGTGGTGCTGGACTGGTTCAAACAGCACCTCCTGGACGGGTTAGGGCTGGAGAAGCCCCCTGAGCCTAGCCTCCAGGCCCATGAAGGAGGCAAAGTGAGAGTGGAGGTGGGGAAAGGGCACCGGAGAGCCACCAGGGTGGGGAGGGCAGCCTGGGCACAAGACCATATGAGGCATCTTCAGGAGAACCAAGAGCAAGTCATCCTCTTTCCCAGCTCTG ACTCGACTTGTGGTACCGAAGTGTCTCTTCCTGAAGAAAAAGACACCCGCCACTTCACCTACTACTTCCAACCGTCTGCGGACAAGCAGCAGTCCGCCGTCACCTTGGCCCATTTCTGGTTCTACGCTGGAGAGGGTGGAAGCACAACTGTCGCCCCTCTCTTCATTCTCACCTCCGACCAAAAACTTCTTAATGTTGCAGAGATTCCGACAAAAACAACCCCTGACGGCTGGACCACCTACCACCTCGAGCGTCCCCTTCACGCTATCCTGGCCCAAGGACCTTTCGTGTTCCAGGTGCGCTGTCCCTCCTGTAAATGTCACGCTAACGAAGCCGACAAAACGCCGTTTCTCCACCTCCACACACGCCCTCGCAGCCCAGACCGCTCCCCTCGGCAAGCGGCCGCAACCATCCCCTGGTCTCCGTCGGCCATTAACCTCCTGATGCGGCCATCGCTGGAGAAACCCGACAAGAGCGACTGTAACCGGGAGGAGATCAACATCTCGTTTGAGGAGCTGGGCTGGGACAACTGGATCGTCCACCCCAAGGTGTTCACATTTTACTATTGCCACGGGACCTGTTTATCGTTGGACAGAACCACTGCTGTGCTGGGGATTAAGCAGTGCTGCGCTCCGGTGCCCGGAACCATGAAGTCGCTACGGTTCACTACTACGTCTGACGGTGGATACTCTTTCAAATACGAGACCCTGCCTAACATCATACCGGAGGAGTGCACTTGTATTTAG
- the LOC105023722 gene encoding gap junction gamma-1 protein has protein sequence MSWSFFTRLLDEISNHSTFVGKIWLTVLIIFRIVLTAVGGETIYYDEQSKFVCNTMQPGCENVCYDAFAPLSHVRFWIFQVILITTPTIMYLGFAMHKIARMDDNEYRPARWVGRKRIPIVTRGAQRDYEEAEDNGEEDPMIVEEIEEVEKDKEKKAEGSTKKHDGRRRIARDGLMKVYTCSLISRIAFEVAFLFGQYTLYGFQVAASYVCTRSPCPHTVDCFVSRPTEKTIFLLVMYVVSLLCTTLTLLEILHLGVGGVRDSLRGRSRKPLLPVARASIVTAHRTGQGPTAPPGYHTVLGKKDPSGKLRAELREPVAGDSGRESLGDEATSRDMERLRRHLKMAQQHLDLAYQNEEGQGPTSRSSSPESNTTAAEQNRLNFAQEKQAAGGDKGVHA, from the exons ATGAGCTGGAGCTTCTTTACGCGTCTCCTGGACGAGATCTCCAACCACAGCACGTTCGTGGGGAAGATCTGGCTGACGGTGCTCATCATCTTCCGCATCGTGCTGACGGCCGTGGGTGGCGAGACCATCTACTATGATGAACAGTCCAAGTTCGTCTGCAACACGATGCAGCCTGGTTGTGAGAACGTCTGCTACGACGCCTTTGCGCCGCTCTCCCACGTTCGATTCTGGATTTTCCAG GTTATCCTCATCACCACGCCCACCATCATGTACCTGGGCTTCGCCATGCACAAGATTGCCCGCATGGACGACAACGAATACCGGCCCGCACGCTGGGTCGGGAGGAAGCGGATACCCATCGTGACCCGGGGAGCCCAGCGGGATTACGAGGAGGCCGAGGACAACGGCGAGGAGGACCCCATGATAGTGGAGGAAATCGAGGAAGTGGAGAAGGACAAGGAGAAGAAGGCAGAAG GCTCAACGAAGAAGCACGATGGGCGGCGGCGGATCGCCCGCGACGGCCTGATGAAGGTGTACACGTGCTCGCTGATCTCACGCATCGCCTTCGAGGTGGCCTTCCTGTTCGGACAGTACACCCTCTACGGGTTCCAGGTGGCGGCCTCCTACGTGTGCACGCGCTCGCCCTGCCCCCACACGGTCGACTGCTTCGTGTCGCGGCCCACCGAGAAGACCATCTTCCTGCTGGTCATGTATGTCGTCTCCCTACTCTGCACTACCCTCACCCTCTTGGAGATCCTCCACCTGGGTGTGGGCGGCGTCCGTGACTCCCTCCGGGGGCGCTCCCGAAAGCCTCTTCTGCCTGTGGCCCGAGCGTCCATTGTCACCGCTCACCGTACCGGCCAGGGGCCCACGGCACCGCCGGGTTACCACACGGTCCTGGGGAAGAAGGACCCGTCGGGAAAGCTGAGGGCTGAGTTGAGGGAGCCGGTGGCTGGGGACTCCGGGAGGGAGAGCCTAGGAGACGAGGCCACCAGCAGAGACATGGAGCGGCTGAGAAGGCACCTGAAGATGGCCCAGCAGCACCTGGATCTGGCCTACCAGAACGAGGAGGGCCAAGGGCCCACTTCCAGGAGCAGCAGCCCAGAGAGCAACACTACCGCAGCGGAGCAGAACAGACTGAACTTCGCCCAGGAGAAACAGGCGGCGGGCGGTGACAAAG GAGTACATGCCTGA